A stretch of DNA from Rhizobium sullae:
CTCGCTGTCGGCCTTCACCTATGTTTCGCGTCGCCTTGTGAAGCATTTCCGCGACCTCCTTTTTCATGGCCAGCCGGTGCAGCTCATGAATGGCAATGCTCTTGTTGCCCGGCTACTGCGATCCGCGGTCGATGCGGGTGTGGAGCTTCGAACCGGCGCGGCGGTGTGCGAATTGCTGCGGGATGGACAGCGCGTTGTCGGCGCTGCCTTCACGAGCGGAGAAATCCGACACGATATCGTCGCGGGACATGGCGTGGTGCTGGCGACCGGTGGCTTCCCGCATGACGAACGCCGTCTTCGGGAGCAGTTGCCGCACGTCCGATCCGGAACGCCGCACCGGTCCGCAGCACCTGAGACCAATAGCGGCGATGGCATCCGGCTTGCGGAGGCGGCGGGTGGACACGTGTCCGGCCGGATGGCGCAGGCTGCGGCCTATGCACCGGTATCGCTGGTGCCGCGCACCGACGGAAGCGTCGGCCGCTTTCCGCATCTGGTCGAGCGCGGCAAGCCCGGCATCATAGCAGTAATGGCCTCCGGTCGTCGGTTCGTCGATGAGGGCGGCCCCTATTATGATTACGTCAGGGAGATGATTGCCGCGACGCCCGAAGGTGAGCCGGCCGTTTCGTGGCTGATCTGCGATCATCGTTTCATCCGCCGCTACGGCCTGGGCGCAGTCAAGCCTTTCCCGATACCGATGGGACGCTGGCTGAGAAATGGCTATCTCACGCGGGCCGCGACTGTACCGAAGCTGGCGAGCCGCTGCGGTATTGATCCGACCGGCCTTCAGCGCACCATCGACGATTTCAACAGGCATGCCGCGCGCGGCGACGACCCCGCCTTTCATCGCGGGACAACGCCCTACCAACGCGTTCAGGGCGACCCGGACCACAAGCCCAATCCGTGCCTTGCTCCGATCGTCGACGGACCGTTCTACGCTGTGCGCATTGTTCCCGGCAGCCTCGGCACTTTCTCCGGCATCGTTACCGATGTCGATGCGCGGGTTCTGGACGGGGAGGGGCAGCCGATCCCGGGCCTCTATGCGGCGGGCAACGACATGAACAGCATCATGGGCGGCTATTATCCGAGTGGCGGCATCACGCTTGGTCCGGCCATGACATTCGGATTTCTGGCTGCCGAAAGCATCGCGCGCGATGCGGCGGAACATCAAGATCATGGGAGCAAGGAAAATGCGGTCTGAATTCGGGCAGGATACCGAAGAGGTCGATCTGCTGGTTTGCGGAGCAGGGGCGGGCGGCATGACGGCGGCACTGGTTGCGGCGCTGGAAGGATTGAGCGTTGTTCTGTGCGAGAAAACCGGGCAGGTCGGTGGCACAACATCGACATCTGGCGGGACTGCCTGGGTTCCCGGTACGCATCTTTCCGAGCGAGCCGGTGTTCCGGACAGGGTAGAGGATGCGCGAGAATTTCTTCAGGCGGTCGTCGCAAATCGAGGCGGTATCCGGCTGCGCGAGGCATTTCTTGCGTCCGGTCGCCAGGCAATCGAGGAGCTCGACAGACGGACTGATGTGAAATTCGCCGCGGCGGCCGCTCATCCCGATTATCTTGATGGACCGGGGTCGGCTTATGGTGGCCGCGCGCTCGCTCCGTTGACCTTTGACGGCAGGCTGCTCAGTCGCGAGGATTTTGCACGCGTGCGTCCGCCGCGTCCGGAATTCATGGGCCTTGGTGGCATGATGGTCGGACGCGCGGAACTTGGGTCGCTTCTGGCGCCGTTCAAATCGATCGGCAATCTGCGCGAGGCGCTTTCCATCGTCGGACGATATGCCCGCGATCGTGCGACTTACCGGCGCGGCACGCGGCTCTTGATGGGAAACGCGCTGGTGGGGCGGTTACTGCACAGCTTGCGCAAGGCCAAAGTACCCATTCTCTTCAACGCGGGCATCCGGGAACTGCTTGTCGAACACGGCCAGGTCGTCGGTGCCGTCATTGACGGGCCTTCGGGCGTTCGTCGCATTCGCGCTCGCAAGGGTGTTGTCCTGGCGACTGGCGGCGTCTGCTGGAATAAGAGGATCCGGGAAAGGCTGTTTCCGAAGGGCGCGCGCGATTACGCGCTCGCTCCGGAAAGCAATACCGGCGATGGCGCGGATGTCGCCACGGCCGTCGGCGCTCGTTTCGAGGATGGGGGCGACAGCCCGGCGCTGTGGATGCCATGCTCATCCTACCGGCGGCCGGACGGGCGACTTGCGGTCTGGCCTCACATCATTCTCGACCGTGCCAAGCCTGGCCTGCTGGCCGTCAATTCCGCGGGCCGGCGCTTCGTCAACGAGGCCGACTCCTATCATGATTTCTCGATGGGCCAGATCGCCAGCGGTTCGATACCCGCCTTTCTTGTCTGCGATGCAACGTTCATGCAGCGTTATGGCCTCGGATTGGTCTTGCCGGGAGCGCGCAACCTCTCCGCCATGGTGAAGGCTGGTTACGTGATCGAGGCTGCGACCCTTGCCGCACTTGCCGGCAGGATCGGTTGCGATGCCTTGGCTCTCAAGGAGACCATCGATACCTACAATGGATTTGCCGCAAGCGGTGTGGACGAAGCGTTCGGGCGCGGGTCATCGATCGTCAACCGTTTCAACGGCGATGCGCAGGCCGGCGGCAATCCCTGCCTCGCGCCCGTCGGGAAGGCTCCCTTCTATGCGGTCGCCGTTCAGCCCTCCGATCTCGCGTCGAGCGCCGGGCTCTCTGGTGACGAATACGGGCGCGTTCTCGATGAGGCTGGCGAACCGATCGAGGGTCTCTACGCTTGCGGCAACGATCT
This window harbors:
- a CDS encoding FAD-dependent oxidoreductase, which produces MPDVDHVANGRPAEGRQRLRCDVLVIGSGAGGLSAAVTAAHLGMKVVVLEKADVFGGTTAYSGGWLWVPNAPHAIAAGRGEDVDGPKTYLRHILGNAYDSGMIEGYLEAAPRMLDFFERETEVHFNPGSGVPDFYGNVPGAATGWRSVVAAPYDGRLLGGLLGRLRRPIAETTLMGMGIAAGQDMRMFLSATRSLSAFTYVSRRLVKHFRDLLFHGQPVQLMNGNALVARLLRSAVDAGVELRTGAAVCELLRDGQRVVGAAFTSGEIRHDIVAGHGVVLATGGFPHDERRLREQLPHVRSGTPHRSAAPETNSGDGIRLAEAAGGHVSGRMAQAAAYAPVSLVPRTDGSVGRFPHLVERGKPGIIAVMASGRRFVDEGGPYYDYVREMIAATPEGEPAVSWLICDHRFIRRYGLGAVKPFPIPMGRWLRNGYLTRAATVPKLASRCGIDPTGLQRTIDDFNRHAARGDDPAFHRGTTPYQRVQGDPDHKPNPCLAPIVDGPFYAVRIVPGSLGTFSGIVTDVDARVLDGEGQPIPGLYAAGNDMNSIMGGYYPSGGITLGPAMTFGFLAAESIARDAAEHQDHGSKENAV
- a CDS encoding FAD-dependent oxidoreductase — its product is MRSEFGQDTEEVDLLVCGAGAGGMTAALVAALEGLSVVLCEKTGQVGGTTSTSGGTAWVPGTHLSERAGVPDRVEDAREFLQAVVANRGGIRLREAFLASGRQAIEELDRRTDVKFAAAAAHPDYLDGPGSAYGGRALAPLTFDGRLLSREDFARVRPPRPEFMGLGGMMVGRAELGSLLAPFKSIGNLREALSIVGRYARDRATYRRGTRLLMGNALVGRLLHSLRKAKVPILFNAGIRELLVEHGQVVGAVIDGPSGVRRIRARKGVVLATGGVCWNKRIRERLFPKGARDYALAPESNTGDGADVATAVGARFEDGGDSPALWMPCSSYRRPDGRLAVWPHIILDRAKPGLLAVNSAGRRFVNEADSYHDFSMGQIASGSIPAFLVCDATFMQRYGLGLVLPGARNLSAMVKAGYVIEAATLAALAGRIGCDALALKETIDTYNGFAASGVDEAFGRGSSIVNRFNGDAQAGGNPCLAPVGKAPFYAVAVQPSDLASSAGLSGDEYGRVLDEAGEPIEGLYACGNDLASIFRGTYPGPGTTIGPAIVFGWRVAKHASGNTKDLSGTKPGIVTNERTSHATL